The Actinomycetota bacterium nucleotide sequence GGACGAGAGCGCCCGGTTCCCGTGCTTGGCGACCGGGAGCCCGGCCCCGGCGACCACGAAGGAGGCGGTGGTCGAGACGTTCACCGTGCCGGTGCCGTCGCCTCCGGTCCCGCACGTGTCGACGAGGCCGTCCCTGGCCGGCTTGACCGCGATGGCGTGGCTGCGCATGGAGCGGGCGAGACCGGCGATCTCGTCCGGCGTCTCCCCCTTCATCCGCAGGGCGACCAGGAAGGCCGATACGAGCGCGGGCTCCGCTTCCTCGGAGGTGACGATCTCGTCCAGCGCGGCGGCTGCCTCGTCGGAGGTCAGGTCCCGCCCGTCGACGAGCGCGTGCAGGGAGTCGCGGAGGGCCATGTCCCGAACTCTACGGGTAGGAGCGGAGGAACGCGAGGGCGAGCCGCCCCGCCCGCTCGACGAGGTGCGGTTGGACGCGGTCGAAGGTGTCGCGGGGCGAGTGGAAGAGCGGGTCCTCCCCGGCCCAGATCCAGCCGGCGTTCATGCCCGCCTTGAGGAAGGGTCCATGGTCGGACCAGTCCGGGGTGACGCGCTCGGTCACCGGCACCCCCGTCCGTCTCCCGGCGTCCAGCAGTCGCTGGGTGGCCTCGCGGGAGCCGGTCCGCAGGCGTCCGGCGATCAGCACGTCGCCGCGTCCGACCATGTCGACGTTCAGGAACGCCGTCAGGTTCGCCTTCTGGTCGGCGTTCATCGTGGCGACGTGGTGGCGGGAGCCGACGTGGTTCACC carries:
- a CDS encoding M28 family peptidase produces the protein IGYRASGSEGDERAATHQAEVLRSLGLEVELDDFPLPQGGVSWNVIGRPPGFAYDRPYLIVGGHYDSLNGPGANDNATGIGVSLELMRVLAERPASLPVVYIGFGAEERQPYPERVNHVGSRHHVATMNADQKANLTAFLNVDMVGRGDVLIAGRLRTGSREATQRLLDAGRRTGVPVTERVTPDWSDHGPFLKAGMNAGWIWAGEDPLFHSPRDTFDRVQPHLVERAGRLALAFLRSYP